The Pantoea phytobeneficialis genomic sequence AGCAACGCATCGCGCCGACGGCTCATCAACGCCGGACCGGTATGGTTCTGCTCACCGCGAAACGTCACCTGCCATTTCAGCGCCGCCCAGGTTTCGGTCACCACGCCAATTTGCTTACGTTGCTGTTCCAGGTGCGGGCCTTGTTCCACATGCAGCTCAAGATAGGCGCGCAACGGCAACGGGGGTAACGCCGTGCCGCGATAACCAATCGCCTGTAATGCCGCATCCAGCGTGAAGCCATCGGCGTCGGTGCAGGCCAGTGCCTCATCCAGCGTCACCGCGCCGGTGAAAAATGAACTACCAATCAGGCTGGGCTGGAAACGTGCGCCCTCTTCATTGGTCCAGTTGACCACCGCCAGGTTGTATTGCGCCGGTTCGTTCTGCTCACGCAGTTGTCGCGCCAGCGACACGAGGGTGGCTGCCGCCGCAGTGACACCGTAGGCACCATCGAAGCGACCACCGAGCGGTTGGCTGTCGAGATGCGAGCCGCACAGCAACCAGGGAGCCCCCGGCCGCAAGGTGATCAGGCCAAAAATATTACCGATTTCATCAATCTTTACGTCAAAACCCTGCCGGGTCAGCCAGGTGCAAAAGGCATCACGCACCTGTTGATCTTCGGCGCTGGCTGTCAGGCGGTGCAGACCACCCGCCGCCGTGGCACCAATGCGGCTGCTGAGTTCAAACAGCGCATCAAATGCCTGATAGTCGCGTGGCGTCATCCGCAGCGTTGCCGGGATGGAGGATGTTGACATGTGCGTTCTCCAGACTTGCTACAAAAGCTGCCGGTGGCGGCACGTTGGTCACTAAGGTGTCCACCGCGCTGAACGGCAACGTGTTAATAAAAGTGCGCAGTCCAAATTTGCCTTCATCCGCCAGAATCACGCTCTGGCGGCAGTGCGTGCTCAGCACGCGCCGTAATAGCGCCTCCGGTTCTTCGTAGTCCATAAAGCCATTTTCCCGGTCCACCGCACCGATCCCCATAAAGGCGATGTCGTAATGGAACTGCCGGGCAAAATCCAGCGTATGGGGACCGATAAGTGCGTTATCGTTTCGCCTGACGCGCCCTGGTGTTAGCGTCACAGCGTTTTCGCTCTGCTGCGTCAGCAGCGTGGCAATATCCAGTGAATTGGTGACAATCTTCAGCCGCGAGAAGCGCGTCAGTTGCTGTGCCAGTGCCAGCGTAGAGGTGCCGGTATCAAGAAACAGCGCCATACCCTCCTCCACCAGCTCACTTGCCAACTGCCCCATGCGCAGTTTGGCGCGCGGTTTGATACGGCTGCGAATTTGCAGCGGCTGTTCCTCGCTTGGCACCGGCAAAATCGCCCCACCGTGCACCCGGCGCAGCACGCCCTGCTCCTCCAGATACTTCAAATCGCGGCGGATGGTCTCTTCCGATACCACAAACTTCTGCGCCAGTTCAGTGACGCGCACCCGTTTGTCGTGGCTCAATACCCGTTTGATCTCATCGAGTCGCGGCTGGTTAATCATACTTACCCTTCTGTTTCTGCGGCGAAAACCGCAGTATACCCGTCCCCTGCCTCTGCCTTGCGCGATAAATCGCGCCGCTACAAAAGATCGCGCGTTATGGTCGCGGCGCGATTTATCGCGCGACGTTTATAATTTGGGCTGATGCTGATCCCACGGCATTAACGCTTCCAGCGCGGCACAGAACTGCAACACCTCCCCTTCGGCATAACGACGACCGATCACCTGTAACCCTACTGGCAAGCCTTCCGGGGTAAATCCGCACGGCACCGTGGCGGCCGGATTGCCGCTCAGGTTGAACGGCCAGGTAAAGGGCGTCCAGCGCGCCCACTCGACACCGCTGTCGCCATCCGCCTGGCCTTCAGGAACGTGACGATCGGCAGCAAACGGCAGCACCGGCAGCGTCGGGGTGATCAGCAAATCCACTTCGTCAAAGAGCGCATGCACCTGACCGGCAAAGGCGGCGCGCTGTTTTTGCGCAGCCAGGTAATCCGCCAGTTCAATCCGTTGTGCGCGTTCAATCAGCGCGGCAAAACCGGGGTCCAGCTGATGATGTTGGTGTTGCAGGGCCGCGCCATACGCCACCCCTCGCCCACCGCTCCACAACGTGTCAAAGGTGGCAAACGGGCTTTGCCAGCTCAGCGCTTTGGCCGTCAGCGTCACGGGCAGCGCGTGTGCCATGTGTTCAACCGCCTGCTCAACACAGGCGGCGATGCGATCATCCACCGGCGTATTGAATAAGGTCGGGCTGTAATGCACGCGCAGACGGGGCAGTGGCGCATCACACCTTGCCAGCCAGCTTTCCGTTTTGGCAGGCAGCGCCTGGTGATCTCGCGCATCCGGGCCGGAAAGCAAGTCAAACAGCAACGCGCTGTCGCGCACCGTGCGGGTCATCGGCCCGGCATGGCTGAGCATCTCGGTGGCTGACCACGGCCAGGTGGGGATTCGCCCCAACGAGGCTTTGAGCGCAAAAATGCCACAAAATGCGCCGGGAATGCGTACCGATCCTCCACCATCCGATCCCAGTGCGGCTGGCACCATCCGCGCCGCCACGCTGATCGCCGACCCGGAACTGGAGCCGCCGCTGGTCAATGTGGGATCCCACGGATTGCGGCCGTGACCAAACACGCGCGAATAACTGGAACCGGTCCAGCCGAATTCAGTGGTGGCGGTTTTGCCAATAATGATCGCCCCTGCCGCTTTGAGGCGCGCAATAATCGGCGCATCGCTGTCCGGTACGTTATCCAGCGCCGTCAGCGAACCTTTTGTGGTACGTAATCCGGCAGTGGCAAACAGGTCTTTAATGCCAAACGGTACACCGTGCAACGGACCGCGCAATTTTCCTTGCTGCCGCTCACGGTCACAGATTTCCGCTTCCGCCAGCGCCTGCTGGTCATAAACATCGCCAAATGCATTCAATGTGGGATTGTGGGTTTTTATCTGACGTAAACAACCTTCCACCAATGCCACGCTGCTGCTTTTACCCTGACTAATCTGCGCCGCAGCGGTCAACAAATCCGGCA encodes the following:
- a CDS encoding Zn-dependent hydrolase — translated: MSTSSIPATLRMTPRDYQAFDALFELSSRIGATAAGGLHRLTASAEDQQVRDAFCTWLTRQGFDVKIDEIGNIFGLITLRPGAPWLLCGSHLDSQPLGGRFDGAYGVTAAAATLVSLARQLREQNEPAQYNLAVVNWTNEEGARFQPSLIGSSFFTGAVTLDEALACTDADGFTLDAALQAIGYRGTALPPLPLRAYLELHVEQGPHLEQQRKQIGVVTETWAALKWQVTFRGEQNHTGPALMSRRRDALLAAAQTIVAVRAEADRHGEVLHTSVGRLATTPNSPNVVTSEATVWIEFRSADEALLHQLRASFSQQMQSIALATATDVSLDRAQFRPRQQLDSLLAQRALHLAERIGLSAIPLRSVAGHDAISLSYHCPSALLFVPSVGGLSHNEREFTATEDLHRGLDLLMALLSDLLLEETA
- a CDS encoding DeoR/GlpR family DNA-binding transcription regulator, which translates into the protein MINQPRLDEIKRVLSHDKRVRVTELAQKFVVSEETIRRDLKYLEEQGVLRRVHGGAILPVPSEEQPLQIRSRIKPRAKLRMGQLASELVEEGMALFLDTGTSTLALAQQLTRFSRLKIVTNSLDIATLLTQQSENAVTLTPGRVRRNDNALIGPHTLDFARQFHYDIAFMGIGAVDRENGFMDYEEPEALLRRVLSTHCRQSVILADEGKFGLRTFINTLPFSAVDTLVTNVPPPAAFVASLENAHVNILHPGNAADDATRLSGI
- a CDS encoding amidase is translated as MPDLLTAAAQISQGKSSSVALVEGCLRQIKTHNPTLNAFGDVYDQQALAEAEICDRERQQGKLRGPLHGVPFGIKDLFATAGLRTTKGSLTALDNVPDSDAPIIARLKAAGAIIIGKTATTEFGWTGSSYSRVFGHGRNPWDPTLTSGGSSSGSAISVAARMVPAALGSDGGGSVRIPGAFCGIFALKASLGRIPTWPWSATEMLSHAGPMTRTVRDSALLFDLLSGPDARDHQALPAKTESWLARCDAPLPRLRVHYSPTLFNTPVDDRIAACVEQAVEHMAHALPVTLTAKALSWQSPFATFDTLWSGGRGVAYGAALQHQHHQLDPGFAALIERAQRIELADYLAAQKQRAAFAGQVHALFDEVDLLITPTLPVLPFAADRHVPEGQADGDSGVEWARWTPFTWPFNLSGNPAATVPCGFTPEGLPVGLQVIGRRYAEGEVLQFCAALEALMPWDQHQPKL